ATTGCCAAAGGCGAAGTCGTTGTTATCGACGAAAACTTCGGCGTACGCGTTACGGATATCGTCAGCCAGTGGGACCGAATTCAGAAACTACAATAAGCATACTTAGGGAGGATTTTGTAAAAATGGCTAACCGAATTCTAATCGTGGACGATGCAGCATTTATGAGAATGATGATCCGTGACATTTTGTCGAAAAATGGATTTGAAGTAGTGGGCGAAGCTCAGGACGGTTCTCAAGCGATAGAGAAATTTAAAGAACTGCGTCCGGACCTTATCACGATGGATATTACTATGCCTGAGATGGACGGAATCGCCGCCCTGAAAGAAATCAAGAAAGTAGATCCGGCTGCAAAGGTCATCATGTGTTCAGCCATGGGCCAGCAGGCTATGGTAATCGATGCAATTCAAGCTGGAGCGAAAGACTTTATTGTGAAGCCTTTCCAAGCTGACCGTGTTATCGAAGCTATCAACAAAACGTTGGGTGCGTAGGAAAGAGACATGCCCGTCAATACAGAACCGCTCGGGAGCAATAACACCCTGCTGAATTTACTTAACGTTATTATTGTCCTTGCGGTAATCATTGTACTTATTGTGCTGCTGATCCGTTTTCTTGGACGTCGTAATCAGACCTTTATGAGCGGGCGCTCCATACGGACGCTTGGTGCTGTAGGGCTGGGACCTAACAAGTCGATGCAGGTTATTGAGCTGGGAAGCAGTCTTTACTTAATCGGGATTGGTGAGAACATATCCATCTTGGATAAAGTCACTGATCCAGATGAGGTGGCTTTGATCATTGCAGCGTTTGAGGATCAAGCCTCTAACCAGAATAATTTTCTCGCACCGCTTATCGCCAAGGTTAAGGTTAAGCT
This window of the Paenibacillus sp. FSL R10-2734 genome carries:
- a CDS encoding response regulator; protein product: MANRILIVDDAAFMRMMIRDILSKNGFEVVGEAQDGSQAIEKFKELRPDLITMDITMPEMDGIAALKEIKKVDPAAKVIMCSAMGQQAMVIDAIQAGAKDFIVKPFQADRVIEAINKTLGA
- a CDS encoding flagellar biosynthetic protein FliO; its protein translation is MPVNTEPLGSNNTLLNLLNVIIVLAVIIVLIVLLIRFLGRRNQTFMSGRSIRTLGAVGLGPNKSMQVIELGSSLYLIGIGENISILDKVTDPDEVALIIAAFEDQASNQNNFLAPLIAKVKVKLRGEVSSEEIELSDTSSFYETLQSKLRSAPERKEKMEELFRDDATKDESRNL